The segment AGTAGCGGGGTTTGGCCGGATCCGGCTCGATTTTCTCCCGGAGTCTGCGGACATGGACCATCACTGTGTTATCCTCTCCCAAACTCTCTTCTCCCCAGACCTGCTCATACAGCTGGGATTTGCTGAAGATTTGGTTGGGATGGCGGCACAGAAAGGACAGCAGTTGAAACTCTCTCGCCGGACAGGGAACCGCAGTTCCCTCCACGGTCAGCTGTCCCGCTCCTTCATCCATACGAAACCTCCCCCAGTCATGGATTCGCGTTTCCTCCCGGATCTGTTGCCCCGCCAATTGCTGGCGACGGAGCTGAGCCCTGACCCGGGCGACCACCTCCAGGGGGTTGAAAGGTTTGGTGATATAATCGTCCCCACCGATTCCCAGCCCCATCAGTTTGTCCAGATCATTGGAACGGGCAGTTAAAAACAGGATCGGCACCGTGGTGAAGGAGCGCAGCCGACGACACACTTCAAAACCCTCCAAATCCGGAAGCATCACATCGAGCAAAACCAAATCCGGACGCCCTTCCCGGGCCAGCCGGACCCCTTCCTCCCCGGTGCGGGCGGTCAGGATCTCCCGAAATCCTTCCTTGCGCAATGTCACCTCCAACATTTCAAGAATGGACGGCTCATCATCCACAAGTAAAAGAACAGCCATTTTCACATCTCCCCCGTTCCTGATCCTCCGGATTGGTTCAGGTTTATCTTAATCCTCCGGCAAAGCCGTCGCAAATGAGGGATCGGAGCCGATCCCGGGACGCAAACAACCGCGGGCACTCGCCCGCGGTCGGATTACGAAGACAGTTCCCTGCGCAATTGTTCTCTCACTTCCATCAGGGTCTCGCCAAGGCGATTTTTTCCGGATCCGTCCCCACCGTCGCCCCAGTAGCGGTCATTGGCAGTATGCTCCACCAACACCGCATCCTCCGTCCCCAGCAAAACCTGTCCGAGGTCGGGATGTTGAGTAAACTTGGCAACCACCGCTTCCCGCATGATCCGATCTTTCACATCCTCCCAATCCGGCCGCAAGGGCTTACGTGCCGCTGTCATCGGCGAATTTTCCAATCGGATCACCTCTTCCCACCGGGTGCCGACAAACTTTTGTGCCTGAAAATAATGTTCCGAAGTGGGCCACGTCTTCCCCTTCAACTCAATCGGAAAGGGGGCGAAGTTGGAAAAGCACCCGTAGGCCTCCTTCACTCGGTAAAAACGGATGATCCTTCGCATTAGTCAATCCTCCCGCTCCACTGTTACCGTTTTTCCATCCCTGGCCACCTCGGTCTCCGAAAACAGAGCCCGGGCCTCCCCGGCCAGGGATTCTCCTTCCGCCAAAGCATATCGGGGGCTGATATGGGTGAGAATCAATCGCCTCGCTCCGGCGGCGCAGGCGGTTTCCGCCGCCTGGATCGTGGTGGAATGAAAATGTTCCCGGGCCAAATCCTCCCGCTCCCTCCCATAGGTGGCTTCATGAACGAGGAGATCCACATCCCGGGCCAGCTCCACCGCTGCAGGAGTGGGGCGGGTATCTCCCAGGATCGCCACCCGTCTTCCCCGCTTCGGGGCGGAAAGATAAGCCTTTCCGTCCAGGATCCGCCCATCGGGAAGCCGGACCTGTTTTCCTTCCTTCAGCCGCCGATAGTGAGGGCCCGGCGGCACTCCATCCCGTTTCAGCAGGTCGATGCGCAAAGCCCCCGGACGGTCCGGCTCTTCGATCCGGTACCCGAAACAGGGGATCCCGTGCTCCAGCCGGGCCGCCCGGACCCGGACTCCATCGCAGAAAAATTCCGCCCCATCCTCCACTTCCTGAAATGTGAAAGGATACCGAAGGTGGGTTCCGCTCACCCTGAGAGCCTCCCGCAGAAATGCCTCCAACCCTTGCGGACCGTAAATGGTAAGGGGGCGTTCTCCCTCCTGGAAGGAACGGGTTCCAAGCAGACCGGGCAGGCCGAAAATATGGTCTCCATGCAAATGTGTGATGAACAGCCGGCTCACCCGGGTCAGTTTGACCGTTGACGAGAGAATCCGCTGCTGAGTCCCCTCCCCGCAATCAAACAGCCAGGTATCGCCGCCACTGTCCGGCCAGCGAAGGGCGATGGCTGACACATTCCGTTCCTTGGAAGGGATTCCGGCCCCCGTTCCGAGAAAAATCAACTCCATCTGTTTCTCCACCTCCTGCCCAACCCCAAAAAACACCCGGCCGCTTACGGCCGGGCGGGAACCTCTCCTTATTTTTTCGCCATCGGATGTTGGATCCCTTTCCAACCGTAGACTTGAATCAGCTGAAAAGTGGCATATACACCGTCCTTGTCTCTCCACATTCGGTCATATCTTTGCAAGATCTCCTCGATCAATCTTTTTTCCAGCATCGGTGAGATCGAATGCTCCCGTATCCGGGCTCCCCCCGCACCCATACTCTGTACCGCCGTCAGGAGATCCTTTGCTGATGGGTGGGGAAGCCGTTGCCAACACTGCAAGAACCGGGGGGAGGAGATCCCCGCCTGCTCCATAAGCCGAATCCATTCACATTCGGAATGAAAAGCACCCACCCGTCTGGAGGGCGGAAGTCCCATCTCCTCTTCAACGGCATCATAGATCCAGGCCAATTCCTGAAGTGTGTCCGGACCAAAAACCGAGAGAACCAGAAAACCGCCGGGTTGAAGAGCATCCGCCAGTCGTTGCAAAGTGCTCTCCGGATTTTGCAACCAATGGACGACGGCATTGGCGGCGATCAGATCATAGCATCTCTTGCCCAGAGGTTCCTCTTCCACATCCCCCACCCAATAACGGACTCGGTTGCCTGTCCGCTCCCTGGCAGTGGCCACCATTCTTTTGGAAAGGTCCATCCCGACCAAGCCTGCATCAGGAAAATATTCTGAGAGCAGCTGGGTCAAATAACCTGTCCCACAACCCAACTCCAGTATGCTCCCCGCTTCCACCCTGTTTTCCTCCAACGTCTGCATGATCCGGTGGGCCATCCGCTGCTGAATCACAGCATGCCGGTCATACACTTCGGCCCGTCGGTTAAAAATCAATGCGATTCTTTTTTTCTCCAACTTCATTTTTCAAACGGCTCCTTCACTCGATCATACTGAGCGAAGATCCGATCCCGTTTCCGGTTGCCGTCACCTTCCCGGTCGGGTTCCCCTCCGCTTCATCGATTGGTTCCTTTCCATCTTATCATCATCCTATCATAGAGCTCAGTAAAACCACGCTGTTTTTAACATAAAAAATATGCCCCTTTTCAGGAGCACTCCACCCTCAATCAGAGTCACTGATGATGATATGAACCGATTTGGCCGCCTGGATCGGTTGTCCGTTCAATGTAATTTCAATATGTTGCGGCGCACCGATGGTGATCCAGAGATCTGTCTTGGCACCCTGTTCCAATTTGAAGGGATGCCCTTCCCCGGATTTCAGGGTGAAATCTTTCAGGTAGGTGTTCGCTTCTTTCTGATCCCGGATCTGTATCCAGCTGGAATCCTGGGCTTTAAACTGCAATTCCACCGCAGACGGTTCACTCAATTTATACTCGGAAAAACCGGCTCCCTGGTTGACCGGAACCACCTGCGCCGATGACGTATTGTTATCTGTCGAGGCGACATTGGTTCGGCCCCCTTCGGATGGCTGTTGTTTCTGCGCCTGCTCCTCTTCGGGCTTGTTCATGCTGTTATATGCAAGTACCGCCGTCATCGGAATCAGTACAATCGCCGCAAACACCGCAATACGGGCCGCCCAAGTCTTCGGGAGCTTGGCCACCCATCTGCCCGCTCCTTTCGCCCGTGGCGAAATATCGATGGCCTTCCGAGCGGCGGTTCGTGATAACCGACCTTCCCCGTCTTCCGCCGGAGGCTGATATGGAACGAGTGCACCCGCGGATCGTGAAGGCAAGCTGCCGACAGGTTCGGGATACAGATCGGATTCAGCATCCTCGGCGTGGACGGATGGGGTCACTTCTTCGGTGGGATTCACCGAAGTGTGACGCCCACTCCGTCTCGCAGACTGCTGGTTTCTGAAATCATTTGGAGGGGAGATCACCGTCTCCGAACGGGTCCGCCACTCCCCATAAGAGGAAAAATCCTCATCATGAGATTGGAGTGCCGGCAGTTGGCGGGTGGTTTCCGTGATCCTTCCCATCCGGTGGTTCCTGCCGGTATGGGGCCGGGGCGAGGATCCACCATGCTGCGGATCGACGGACTCCTCCATCATCCCGGGATCCGGGACCGGGGTATGTGGCTTCGAGTGACGGGTCCGGTAAGGGTCATATCTCTCCCCGTGGTCGCCGCTTTGGGAAACCGCCGGAAGGCCTGCACTTGGCGTGCCCATCGTTTCGGTATTCCGCCGATGGATCATTGTATTTTGGAGGTCCGGAGAGCCTCCCCCCACAGGTGTCCAAGAGCCTGTCATCTGATTGATGACACCGGTTGAATCCAGTCCACTGTTGTCACCTTCCTGGATGGGGCGGTACTTCTTCAACAGATATGTCGGTTCCAGACCCACGATTTTGGCGTAGGCCCGGATATGGGACCGGACAAAGAAGGGACTGGAAATCTTGTCGAAATCACCGCTTTCCAATGCTCTCAGACTTACTATGTCTATCTTGGTTTGGTCCCTGATCTCCTCCAGAGACAGACCGGCCTGCTCCCGGGCTTGTCTCAGCTGGTTTCCGATCTCCTCCCACACAGAGACCACCTCCCGCATTTTTTTCACAATCCGCTTGATTAAGACTTCCACAGCGTACCCTTTACATCCTGTATCAATTGCGAGGTAATTATATGTAGGCCTTTTGTGTTATCATTTAAGTCTGCTAGAGTATAAAACAAATCACTTGGACATTCAAGTCAATCTCTTGTGAGGAGGAACCGCCTTGAACTGGTTAAAACGCCTCGGTGCCAACATCTATTTCATCGTGCTGATTGGACTCGCCCTGTTGTTGTTCATATTGGGGGGAGTGAAAGTGTTTGGTTAACAGGCAGGTTGGGTTTCGGACCATGAAGAAGTGATGGAGGGCGACGGCCATCGTACTCCCGGCAACGCCTCCACCAGCCGATCCCGCTTGTCCGAAGAGGTTGTCTTCTCTACTATAACACTTTGGATCCGACAAGGCACGAACACGGAGGAAGAACTGTTCATTGAGAGTAAAAAAGATTTCTTCATTAAAACCTTCAGCCGATTACAGACAGACAAAAACCCGGTTGACAATCAACCAGGTTCCTTAATACGGATGGAGGGTACCCCGACGCCCGCGGATGTTTATTCGCCGTGCAGCGATCCCTCCGGATCCAGCTCTTTCCTGATCACCTGCACAATGCGGTTGGATTCGTCCACCAGCACGACTTTGGGCACCAACCTCTCCGCTTCTGTCTCCTCCATGACGACAGTATTCAGAATAATCACCTTGTCACCGGGTCTGAACAGACGCGCCGGGGGGCCGTTCAGACCAATGGTCCCTTCCTTCTCGGAAGGAATGGCATAGGTTCTCCACGATGTCGCATTTTGCAGGCTGGTTACCTGAACCATCTCAAAAGGGAGAATTCCGGCTTCCTCCATCAGACGGGCATCGATGGTGATGCTTCCCTCGTAATTAAGATCCGATTCCGTCACCGTCGCACGATGTATCTTTCCCTTGCACATCCAGCGCAGCAATCCACACCCTCCTTTAACGATGTTGGTCTTTCCATCCTATGTGTCTCGCCCCCCATCGGTATGGGTCCAACCCGGCCTGTACAAAAAAAGCCCCCCGGGAATCCGGGAGGGAATAAAAAATCAACGTACGCGAGTGGCTTTGACGAAGCCCTGATCCAACCAGGGGGTGCTCAATTTGTCGTAGCGCACACCACCGGGGCCCCAAGTGTGGAGCACTTTTCCATTTCCGGCGTAGATGGCCACGTGGCCGATTTGGGACTTGCCTCTCAGTTTAAAGAAGAGCAAATCCCCTTTTTGGAGTTGGTTACGAGGAACGTCCACGCCGACCTTGGATTGGGATCGGGACGAACGGGGGAGGTTGATACCGTTCTGTTTAAAAACATGTTGGGTGAATGCGGAACAATCAAACTTACCTTCCTTGGCATAATTGGCACCCAATCTATACGGGGTTCCCATGTATTTTTCACCTGTGGCGATGATCTTATCCCCAAAGCTGCTGTTCTGCCCTTGGGAAGGTTTCTGCGCATTGGATGAAGTATTCGAAGGTTGGCTCGGTTGTGAAGATTGCGGCTTCGATGTCGCCGGTTTTTTAGCTGTCTGCTTCGACTCTTTTTTAACCGTTTTTCCGGAGTTGTATTTGAGGCCCACCTGTTTGAAGATACTTTGGACGTTTGCGGACGCGGCATGGGCTTGTCCCGCCGCAGGGGCCACTGTCCCCATCAGAAGCAAGGCTGTCGACGTGAGCATCACTTTCTTCAAGATTTTAGTGTTTCGCATCATATCCTCCCTTTTTTAGCTGGTTTTTTCGTGCTCACGGACATACTAACACAGGATCCGGGCAATCCTGGTTGTAAGATTTTTGTAATCCGCCATAATAAAAAGGGAGCCACTCACCCGGCCTTCCCCTGTATACTTCCCCGAATCCTGAGCATGTCGGGCTTTCCAAAGCTCCTGCCCGGCGGGAATCCCGACAGCGGAATACCATTAAATAACTTTTGTTCTATAAATAAACAAACGGAATCAACCCTTTTTTCAGTAAATGGTCGCACATGGAGACAATCTTTTTCCTTCGGTTGAAATGGCCTGTTTTTTGCTTTATAGTTCGGAAAAGGAGCTTACATAAGGTGACTGCAAAACTTTGCTCCGGGATGGTCCCGGGGAAGCTGTGAAGATGAACTCTTTTCCTTTTTCATGAATCTTCTGTTTCCGCCGGGTCGGAAAAACTCAGTTTAGCAAAAGGAAAGAAGGGATACCGTGACACAACATATCGCTGGAGTGGGGGCCGCCCCCGGACTGGCAATCGGACAGGCGGTCCGGTGGCGCAAAGAACAGCCCCGGATGGAATCCCGAAGGGTGGAGGACCCGGACCGGGAAGTCTCCCGCTTGGAGAAAGAGGTACTCCGGGCCAAAGAACAGCTCACCCACCTGCGGGAAACAACCCGGGAGCGGATGGGGGACGAGGAAGCAGGCATCTTTGACGCTCATCTGGCATTTCTCGATGATCCGGCCTATGTCGGCGAAATGAAGACCCGCATCCTCGACCGTCGGCAAAATGCGGAAGCCATCTGCCAAGAGGTGACTGAAGAGATGTCGCAAATGATGGCTTCCCTGCCTGATGAATATATGCAGGCCCGGGCCGATGACATCCGGGATGTGGGTAACCGGCTCCTTCTCCTGTTGTCCGGTCGGGAGCCCTTTGACCCTTCTCTGATTCAACCGGGGAGCGTGGTCATCGCCGATGAGCTGGCTCCATCGGATACCGCCCAATTCCCGCCGGGAATCGCCGCCATGGTAACCGCCCGGGGAAGCAAAACGGCCCACGCGGCGATCATGGCCCGAACCCTTGGAATTCCCGCCGTTCTCGGTCTGGGGGAAGATTTGAACCGGATTCGGGAGGGGGAGACACTGATCGTCAACGGAGAAGAGGGAAGCATTACCCTGCATCCTGACCCCGACACCTTGAACCGGGCCCGGGAGCAGATCGACCGGGAGCGGCAACTCCGGGAATCCGCCCTGAAAAAAGCGGATCAGGAGGCAGTCACCGGCGATGGAAGGCGGATCCAAGTCTTTGCCAACATCGGAAGCCCGGCAGATGTGGATGCCGCTCTGAAAAACGGTGCCGAAGGCATCGGACTTTTCCGGACTGAATTTCTGTATCTGGAAAATGACCATTGGCCGACAGAGGAAGAACAGTATCAAGCTTATCGACAAGTGCTGGAATCCTTTGGGGATCGTCCGGTGGTGATCCGCACCCTGGATATCGGCGGGGACAAAGATCTGCCCTATGCCGATCTCCCCGAGGAAGAGAATCCCTTTTTGGGTCACCGGGCCATCCGCTACTGTCTGTCCCAGCCGGAGATTTTCAAGACCCAGCTCCGCGCTCTCCTGCGCGCCGGGGTTCACGGCAACCTTTGGATCATGTTCCCCATGGTGGAGAATATCTCCGAGATCCGACAGGCAAAAGAACTGCTGGAGGAAGCCCGGAAGGAATTGGAGGATAGGGGTGTCCAGACTGCGCGCAAGCTGAAGACGGGAATCATGGTCGAAGTGCCTGCGGCCGCTGTCATCGCCGATTTGCTGGCCAAAGAGGTTGACTTTATGAGTATCGGCACCAATGACCTGACCCAATACACCCTTGCCGCCGACCGCGGAAATGAACGGGTGGCCTCTCTGTATGACGCCGCCCACCCCGCCGTCCTCCGCCTGGTTCGCCAAACCTGCGACGCGGCCCGTCAGGAAGGGATCGTGGTCGGGATGTGCGGAGAGTTGGCCGGGGACCCCCGGATGAGCGAAGTTTTGATCGGTCTCGGATTGGATGAACTCTCCATGAGTGCCGGAACCATACCTGAAGTGAAGGAGAGAATCCGCCGGGTCCAATCGGATGCGGCCCGCGAACTGGCGGACAAAGTCCTCATCCAGACCACGCCGGAGGAGGTTCGCTCCCTGGCGGAAAGAGCCTGAGCAAACGATAACCACCATGAAACCCCCATCCGTAAAGGGACGGGGGTTTTCTCTTTGCACCGGGATAAATGAAACGCCTCCGGGCCGGAGGCGTTTGGATTTCAGTTCAGATCACCTTTTGAACAGCCTGGACCGGCGGATCGGGTTGGGTTACCTCAATTGGCCCGTCACCGCGTCGCATCACCTTTTCAAAGGCTTGCGTCGGTTTCAGCACATCCATCATGTAGCGAATCGCGACCATCGGATCCACTTCATGACCACAGGTATAACAATCCAGTGCGGCAAACCCTTTTTCAGGGTAGGTATGGATGGAAAGATGACTCTCTGACAGAAGCACGAGAACTGTGGCTCCCTGCGGCTCGAAGGCCTGAGCCTGTGATGACAGCACCGTGGCGCCGCACTTCTCTGCAGCCACTTTCATATGCTTCTCCAACAGACGGGCATCGTTGAGCAGATCAAAATCGACACCCCAAGCATCCATGGCTACATGACGTCCGAAAGTGGAATATCCCATTCCTTCGGCCCCCTTCCTAGGAAATATGGTGTTCAGCCAATATTCCGCTAGGATCTGCTCATTCACCACGGGGGAAGGTTAGTCCATAGAGGTCCCAACCCTTTAAGTGAATCTTGGATCCTTCTAGCGCAATTTCACAAGACTCAACTTATCACACTTTCCGATGGGGTGCAATCATTTTTTACCGGTAAGCTTTACAGGAAAGAGCAAAAGAAAAACCGCCACCTGGGTGGCGGAGGGCTCACATCCCCATGATGTTGTATCCGGAGTCCACATGGATCACTTCCCCTGTGATTCCC is part of the Kroppenstedtia eburnea genome and harbors:
- the rnz gene encoding ribonuclease Z encodes the protein MELIFLGTGAGIPSKERNVSAIALRWPDSGGDTWLFDCGEGTQQRILSSTVKLTRVSRLFITHLHGDHIFGLPGLLGTRSFQEGERPLTIYGPQGLEAFLREALRVSGTHLRYPFTFQEVEDGAEFFCDGVRVRAARLEHGIPCFGYRIEEPDRPGALRIDLLKRDGVPPGPHYRRLKEGKQVRLPDGRILDGKAYLSAPKRGRRVAILGDTRPTPAAVELARDVDLLVHEATYGREREDLAREHFHSTTIQAAETACAAGARRLILTHISPRYALAEGESLAGEARALFSETEVARDGKTVTVERED
- the panD gene encoding aspartate 1-decarboxylase, which encodes MLRWMCKGKIHRATVTESDLNYEGSITIDARLMEEAGILPFEMVQVTSLQNATSWRTYAIPSEKEGTIGLNGPPARLFRPGDKVIILNTVVMEETEAERLVPKVVLVDESNRIVQVIRKELDPEGSLHGE
- a CDS encoding helix-turn-helix domain-containing protein; this translates as MEVLIKRIVKKMREVVSVWEEIGNQLRQAREQAGLSLEEIRDQTKIDIVSLRALESGDFDKISSPFFVRSHIRAYAKIVGLEPTYLLKKYRPIQEGDNSGLDSTGVINQMTGSWTPVGGGSPDLQNTMIHRRNTETMGTPSAGLPAVSQSGDHGERYDPYRTRHSKPHTPVPDPGMMEESVDPQHGGSSPRPHTGRNHRMGRITETTRQLPALQSHDEDFSSYGEWRTRSETVISPPNDFRNQQSARRSGRHTSVNPTEEVTPSVHAEDAESDLYPEPVGSLPSRSAGALVPYQPPAEDGEGRLSRTAARKAIDISPRAKGAGRWVAKLPKTWAARIAVFAAIVLIPMTAVLAYNSMNKPEEEQAQKQQPSEGGRTNVASTDNNTSSAQVVPVNQGAGFSEYKLSEPSAVELQFKAQDSSWIQIRDQKEANTYLKDFTLKSGEGHPFKLEQGAKTDLWITIGAPQHIEITLNGQPIQAAKSVHIIISDSD
- the ptsP gene encoding phosphoenolpyruvate--protein phosphotransferase; the protein is MTQHIAGVGAAPGLAIGQAVRWRKEQPRMESRRVEDPDREVSRLEKEVLRAKEQLTHLRETTRERMGDEEAGIFDAHLAFLDDPAYVGEMKTRILDRRQNAEAICQEVTEEMSQMMASLPDEYMQARADDIRDVGNRLLLLLSGREPFDPSLIQPGSVVIADELAPSDTAQFPPGIAAMVTARGSKTAHAAIMARTLGIPAVLGLGEDLNRIREGETLIVNGEEGSITLHPDPDTLNRAREQIDRERQLRESALKKADQEAVTGDGRRIQVFANIGSPADVDAALKNGAEGIGLFRTEFLYLENDHWPTEEEQYQAYRQVLESFGDRPVVIRTLDIGGDKDLPYADLPEEENPFLGHRAIRYCLSQPEIFKTQLRALLRAGVHGNLWIMFPMVENISEIRQAKELLEEARKELEDRGVQTARKLKTGIMVEVPAAAVIADLLAKEVDFMSIGTNDLTQYTLAADRGNERVASLYDAAHPAVLRLVRQTCDAARQEGIVVGMCGELAGDPRMSEVLIGLGLDELSMSAGTIPEVKERIRRVQSDAARELADKVLIQTTPEEVRSLAERA
- a CDS encoding C40 family peptidase, whose product is MRNTKILKKVMLTSTALLLMGTVAPAAGQAHAASANVQSIFKQVGLKYNSGKTVKKESKQTAKKPATSKPQSSQPSQPSNTSSNAQKPSQGQNSSFGDKIIATGEKYMGTPYRLGANYAKEGKFDCSAFTQHVFKQNGINLPRSSRSQSKVGVDVPRNQLQKGDLLFFKLRGKSQIGHVAIYAGNGKVLHTWGPGGVRYDKLSTPWLDQGFVKATRVR
- a CDS encoding response regulator transcription factor; translation: MAVLLLVDDEPSILEMLEVTLRKEGFREILTARTGEEGVRLAREGRPDLVLLDVMLPDLEGFEVCRRLRSFTTVPILFLTARSNDLDKLMGLGIGGDDYITKPFNPLEVVARVRAQLRRQQLAGQQIREETRIHDWGRFRMDEGAGQLTVEGTAVPCPAREFQLLSFLCRHPNQIFSKSQLYEQVWGEESLGEDNTVMVHVRRLREKIEPDPAKPRYLVTVRGLGYKLLPPEEGNHRDT
- a CDS encoding methyltransferase domain-containing protein, with product MKLEKKRIALIFNRRAEVYDRHAVIQQRMAHRIMQTLEENRVEAGSILELGCGTGYLTQLLSEYFPDAGLVGMDLSKRMVATARERTGNRVRYWVGDVEEEPLGKRCYDLIAANAVVHWLQNPESTLQRLADALQPGGFLVLSVFGPDTLQELAWIYDAVEEEMGLPPSRRVGAFHSECEWIRLMEQAGISSPRFLQCWQRLPHPSAKDLLTAVQSMGAGGARIREHSISPMLEKRLIEEILQRYDRMWRDKDGVYATFQLIQVYGWKGIQHPMAKK
- the speD gene encoding adenosylmethionine decarboxylase; translation: MGYSTFGRHVAMDAWGVDFDLLNDARLLEKHMKVAAEKCGATVLSSQAQAFEPQGATVLVLLSESHLSIHTYPEKGFAALDCYTCGHEVDPMVAIRYMMDVLKPTQAFEKVMRRGDGPIEVTQPDPPVQAVQKVI
- a CDS encoding NADAR family protein; this translates as MRRIIRFYRVKEAYGCFSNFAPFPIELKGKTWPTSEHYFQAQKFVGTRWEEVIRLENSPMTAARKPLRPDWEDVKDRIMREAVVAKFTQHPDLGQVLLGTEDAVLVEHTANDRYWGDGGDGSGKNRLGETLMEVREQLRRELSS